In Rubrivirga marina, the following are encoded in one genomic region:
- a CDS encoding DHH family phosphoesterase translates to MIPVRDSPDLAAVRDALVAADRVVITTHLRPDGDALGTEIAIGRALRALGKSVMILNADRVPRNQDWLAEEQPDGFLHVYESGDLTQAEAVARADALLVVDANAQHRLGDVGGVFRKSGKPVLLLDHHPDPETWFDAACVRTDAAAAAEIAYDLIAGIDPELIGRAVATALYVGIMTDTGSFRYSATTPRTHAVVADILDRGDLRPEPIHVSIFDGRSREGLALLSSALGTITTHYDGRLATLFVTQDMIRSSGAFFDETEGLINYGLALDGVLAAVIFLELPSGVKLSFRSKGDCPINGWATKFGGGGHPNASGAFVKDGQLARTMKQVIDAAPRHVAVDPHVLANEEDGDRELSDSDLALLAQFGGSR, encoded by the coding sequence ATGATCCCCGTCCGCGACTCGCCCGACCTCGCCGCCGTCCGCGACGCCCTCGTCGCCGCCGACCGCGTCGTGATCACGACGCACCTCCGGCCCGACGGCGACGCCCTCGGCACTGAGATCGCGATCGGGCGTGCCCTCAGGGCGCTCGGCAAGTCGGTGATGATCCTCAACGCCGACCGCGTCCCGCGCAACCAGGACTGGCTGGCCGAGGAGCAGCCCGACGGGTTCCTCCACGTCTACGAGTCCGGCGACCTCACCCAGGCCGAGGCCGTCGCCCGCGCCGACGCGCTCCTTGTGGTCGACGCCAACGCCCAGCACCGTCTCGGCGACGTGGGGGGGGTGTTCCGGAAGTCCGGGAAGCCCGTCCTCCTGCTCGACCACCACCCCGACCCCGAGACGTGGTTCGACGCGGCCTGCGTGCGGACCGACGCGGCGGCGGCGGCGGAGATCGCCTACGACCTCATCGCGGGCATCGACCCCGAGCTCATCGGCCGGGCCGTGGCGACGGCGCTCTACGTCGGCATCATGACCGACACGGGCTCGTTCCGCTACAGCGCCACGACGCCGCGCACGCACGCCGTCGTCGCCGACATCCTGGACCGCGGCGACCTCCGGCCGGAGCCGATTCACGTCTCGATCTTCGACGGCCGGAGCCGCGAGGGGCTCGCGCTGCTGTCGTCCGCGCTCGGCACGATCACGACGCACTACGACGGCCGACTGGCGACGCTCTTCGTGACGCAGGACATGATCCGGAGCTCCGGCGCCTTCTTCGACGAGACGGAGGGCCTGATCAACTACGGCCTCGCGCTCGACGGCGTCCTCGCGGCGGTCATCTTCCTCGAACTCCCGTCGGGCGTCAAGCTCTCGTTCCGCTCCAAGGGCGACTGCCCGATCAACGGCTGGGCGACCAAGTTTGGCGGCGGAGGCCACCCGAACGCGTCGGGCGCCTTCGTCAAGGACGGTCAACTCGCGCGGACGATGAAGCAGGTCATCGACGCCGCGCCGCGGCACGTGGCCGTCGACCCGCACGTGCTGGCGAACGAGGAGGACGGCGACCGCGAGCTCTCGGACTCCGACCTCGCCCTCCTCGCCCAATTCGGCGGCTCGCGCTAG
- a CDS encoding tetratricopeptide repeat protein: MPRLLPVLLVCLVGSAPLAQTPSEQGVPRIQRDTIDGQEVLRITGPVRIGSGGQVVVESESGSQSYRLASTLLDNGRVDEATALLEDIVAEDPTDLAAWIKLEEAYETARRFDDLVALVDRRIAREGRTVALLASRGAALWRAERPDEARRAWTEAADLAPDDAQTYRIVANEIGALRLFDEAAAVLAQGRERLGTGISPLELAHLYGLSLDYERAVVLYLEALAGDPALLGTVQARLARLIEGQGAPETFAAALQRAAALDPLDRSVRELQGWLALERGDFDGALDAVRALDRLEGERGQSLLAFAERAWAAGAPEAAAAALDEVLQRHADGPAAPAARLGRARLWDAQARDAHERAGLGPTPAADSARAGYVAFLEQNPTSDQRPRTTLALADLLRDVYRDYEASEARLREAANGRDVGIASRARLTLGEVALRRGDLDAARQRFQDVDESIRIGPLAEQARYELALIDFYEGFMYSALARAEALDENTAADAANDAIALRVTLGDALDPDVLPGPDVDLTNDPLHIYGRAALRHRRGLTEAALATLDSLDAALGAQPALADESLYLRASVLLDAGQPAEAVAALDGLIERFPTSYFVDRALRLQARTYEGELDDPASAAERYDRLLEGFPGSPLAPEARQELRRLRTVLQSS; encoded by the coding sequence GTGCCACGCCTCCTCCCCGTCCTGCTGGTCTGCCTCGTGGGATCCGCCCCGCTCGCGCAGACGCCGTCGGAACAGGGAGTTCCGCGCATCCAACGCGACACGATCGACGGGCAGGAAGTCCTCCGCATCACCGGACCCGTGCGGATCGGCAGCGGCGGCCAGGTCGTGGTCGAGAGCGAGTCGGGCTCCCAGAGCTACCGGCTCGCCTCGACGCTCCTCGACAACGGCCGGGTCGACGAGGCGACGGCCCTGCTCGAGGACATTGTCGCTGAGGACCCGACGGACCTCGCGGCGTGGATCAAGCTGGAGGAGGCCTACGAGACGGCCCGCCGGTTCGACGACCTCGTGGCGCTCGTCGATCGGCGGATCGCACGCGAGGGGCGGACCGTCGCCCTGCTCGCCAGCCGCGGCGCCGCGCTCTGGCGCGCCGAGCGGCCCGACGAGGCCCGCCGCGCCTGGACCGAGGCCGCCGACCTCGCCCCCGACGACGCGCAGACGTACCGGATCGTCGCCAACGAGATCGGTGCGCTCCGGCTGTTCGACGAGGCCGCCGCCGTGCTCGCCCAGGGCCGCGAGCGCCTCGGCACGGGCATCTCGCCGCTCGAGCTGGCCCACCTTTACGGCCTCTCGCTCGACTATGAGCGGGCCGTTGTCCTCTATCTCGAGGCCCTCGCCGGCGACCCCGCGCTCCTCGGGACGGTCCAGGCCCGGCTCGCGCGGCTCATCGAGGGCCAGGGCGCGCCCGAGACGTTTGCCGCCGCCCTCCAACGAGCGGCCGCGCTCGACCCGCTCGACCGTAGCGTCCGCGAGCTCCAGGGATGGCTGGCGCTGGAACGGGGCGACTTTGACGGGGCGCTCGACGCGGTCCGCGCGCTCGACCGGCTGGAAGGAGAGCGGGGCCAGTCGCTGCTCGCGTTCGCCGAGCGGGCCTGGGCCGCCGGGGCGCCCGAGGCTGCCGCCGCCGCGCTCGACGAGGTCCTCCAGCGCCACGCCGACGGCCCGGCCGCGCCGGCGGCCCGCCTCGGGCGCGCCCGCCTCTGGGACGCCCAGGCCCGCGACGCCCACGAACGCGCCGGCCTCGGCCCGACGCCCGCTGCCGATTCGGCCCGCGCCGGCTATGTCGCCTTCCTCGAGCAGAACCCGACGAGCGACCAGCGCCCCCGAACCACGCTCGCGCTCGCCGACCTGCTCCGCGATGTCTACCGCGACTACGAGGCCTCCGAGGCCCGGCTCCGCGAGGCCGCGAACGGCCGCGACGTGGGGATCGCCTCACGGGCCCGCCTCACGCTGGGCGAGGTCGCCCTCCGCCGCGGTGACCTCGACGCCGCCCGCCAGCGGTTCCAGGACGTCGACGAGTCGATCCGGATCGGGCCGCTCGCCGAGCAGGCCCGCTACGAGCTCGCGCTCATCGACTTCTACGAGGGCTTCATGTACTCGGCCCTCGCCCGCGCCGAAGCGCTCGACGAGAACACGGCCGCCGACGCGGCCAACGACGCCATCGCCCTCCGCGTGACGCTGGGCGACGCGCTCGACCCCGACGTCCTCCCCGGCCCGGATGTGGACCTCACGAACGACCCGCTCCACATCTACGGCCGCGCCGCGCTCCGCCACCGCCGGGGGCTCACCGAGGCGGCCCTGGCCACGCTCGACTCCCTCGACGCCGCCCTCGGCGCCCAGCCGGCCCTGGCCGACGAGTCGCTCTACCTCCGTGCCTCCGTGCTCCTCGATGCGGGCCAGCCGGCCGAGGCCGTTGCCGCGCTCGACGGCCTCATCGAGCGGTTCCCGACGTCGTACTTCGTCGACCGCGCGCTCCGCCTCCAGGCACGGACGTACGAGGGCGAGCTCGACGACCCGGCGTCCGCCGCCGAGCGGTACGACCGTTTGCTGGAGGGATTTCCCGGGTCCCCGCTGGCGCCTGAGGCCCGGCAGGAGCTTCGCCGCCTCCGGACCGTGCTTCAATCTTCCTGA
- a CDS encoding leucyl aminopeptidase family protein, whose amino-acid sequence MTSTSFLDSDVRGVEVVVLADEGPLPDVPEAASALAIAEKTKAPVISPAAGRSPIVFVRLGDEPGLERWRWAAASAAGLVASLEAEEATLRLPEEAPPEVAAALVEGFRLGAYRYLDYKSGADAAEIRLFVSDPDATDSLRGAIEAADVRADVTNWTRDLVNTPPDAKMPAALADRIAEAAEAAGLRVEVWDEGRIEAEGMGGLLGVNRGSLDPPRFVTLEWAPEGTEADAPVVLVGKTVTYDTGGLSLKPTKDSMDKMKADMAGGAAVAGALVGAARLGLPVRVVGLLPMSDNRPGGRAFAPGDVLTMHSGTTVEVMNTDAEGRLLLADALSHARSLGPRWVLDAATLTGAQGIALGERVAAVIARPDEEAFAGRVRRAGERTGDLCWPLPLYPHYADQLESDVADLSNIGGRMAGTITAGAFLEHFTRDDDGEPAYPWAHVDLARPAFLDSAYGYRPKGASGFGVRLLLDLLGEDADG is encoded by the coding sequence ATGACATCCACGTCGTTTCTCGACTCGGACGTGCGCGGCGTCGAGGTGGTGGTCCTCGCTGACGAGGGGCCGCTGCCGGACGTCCCGGAGGCCGCGTCGGCACTCGCCATCGCGGAGAAGACGAAGGCGCCGGTGATCAGCCCGGCCGCCGGGCGGTCGCCGATCGTCTTCGTCCGCCTCGGGGACGAGCCGGGCCTGGAGCGCTGGCGGTGGGCCGCGGCGTCCGCTGCCGGCCTGGTCGCGTCGCTGGAGGCGGAGGAGGCCACGCTCCGTCTCCCCGAGGAGGCCCCGCCCGAGGTCGCCGCCGCGTTGGTCGAGGGCTTCCGCCTCGGCGCCTACCGCTACCTCGACTACAAATCCGGCGCCGACGCGGCGGAGATCCGGCTCTTCGTTTCCGATCCCGACGCGACCGATTCGCTTCGCGGTGCCATCGAGGCCGCCGACGTCCGGGCCGACGTGACGAACTGGACCCGGGACCTCGTCAACACGCCGCCGGACGCGAAGATGCCGGCTGCTCTCGCCGACCGGATCGCCGAGGCGGCCGAGGCCGCCGGGCTCCGCGTTGAGGTCTGGGACGAGGGCCGGATCGAGGCGGAGGGGATGGGCGGGCTGCTCGGCGTGAACCGGGGCAGCCTCGACCCGCCGCGGTTCGTGACGCTCGAGTGGGCGCCGGAGGGCACCGAGGCGGACGCACCCGTGGTCCTCGTCGGGAAGACCGTCACGTACGACACGGGCGGGCTGTCGCTCAAGCCGACGAAGGACTCGATGGACAAGATGAAGGCCGACATGGCGGGAGGGGCGGCCGTGGCCGGGGCCCTCGTCGGCGCCGCCCGCCTCGGGCTGCCGGTGCGGGTGGTCGGCCTCCTGCCGATGTCGGACAACCGGCCCGGCGGCCGGGCCTTCGCCCCGGGCGACGTGCTCACGATGCACTCGGGAACGACGGTCGAGGTGATGAACACGGACGCCGAGGGGCGCCTGCTCCTCGCCGACGCGCTCAGCCATGCCCGAAGCCTCGGCCCCCGCTGGGTCCTCGACGCCGCGACGCTCACGGGCGCGCAGGGCATCGCCCTCGGCGAGCGCGTCGCGGCCGTCATCGCGCGGCCCGACGAGGAGGCGTTCGCCGGGCGCGTCCGCCGGGCGGGCGAGCGGACGGGCGACCTCTGCTGGCCGCTCCCGCTCTACCCTCATTACGCCGACCAGCTCGAGAGCGACGTCGCCGACCTCTCCAACATCGGGGGCCGGATGGCCGGGACGATCACGGCCGGCGCCTTCCTGGAGCACTTCACGCGCGACGACGACGGGGAGCCGGCCTACCCGTGGGCACACGTCGACCTCGCGCGTCCGGCATTTTTGGATAGCGCGTACGGCTACCGGCCGAAGGGGGCGAGCGGGTTCGGCGTCCGTCTGCTGCTCGACCTGCTGGGGGAGGACGCCGACGGATAA
- a CDS encoding NAD(P)/FAD-dependent oxidoreductase, whose translation MALDLPPGTRPRVVVVGAGHGGLECVLALKTAAVDVLLVDRNNYHKFQPLLYQVATAGLDTSDITQPIRHIVRDQRNADVRLGLVTGADLEARTLHLDTGEAVPYDVLVLAPGASTAFYGVEGAFEHAFPIKNVPDAIALRGHVLSQFEAVARDPGRIDEGALTTVVVGGGPTGVEMAGALRELFHVLAEDFPTVDVERARVVLVDGLRQPLAGYDADLRQYTREALEKKGAELRFGENVARVDADGVELTDGSRIDAATVVWAAGVQANPLADALGLEQTKGGRVVVDATLRVPGQDRVFVVGDASGASDPDGELYPQVAQVAIQQGRHAARLIERMTSGQTADEPFVYHDLGMMATIGRNAAVLQTPGGLKLTGFLAWMGWLLVHLVKLVGFRNRISVFVNWLYNYVTYDRGPRIILTTDRGERVRQPLLATAPTEHGRGGGSHDPRLDDTPGPADDASDCAEEPTEAERPEPAPSHP comes from the coding sequence ATGGCCCTCGACCTCCCCCCGGGCACCCGCCCCCGCGTCGTCGTCGTCGGCGCCGGGCACGGCGGGCTCGAATGCGTCCTCGCCCTCAAGACGGCGGCCGTCGACGTGCTCCTCGTGGATCGGAACAACTACCACAAGTTCCAGCCGCTGCTGTACCAGGTCGCGACGGCCGGCCTCGACACGTCGGACATCACGCAGCCGATCCGGCACATCGTCCGCGACCAGCGGAACGCCGACGTCCGCCTCGGGCTCGTGACGGGCGCGGACCTCGAGGCCCGGACGCTCCACCTCGACACCGGCGAGGCCGTCCCCTACGACGTGCTCGTCCTCGCGCCCGGCGCGTCGACGGCGTTCTACGGCGTCGAGGGCGCGTTCGAGCACGCCTTCCCGATTAAGAACGTGCCGGACGCGATCGCCCTCCGGGGTCACGTGCTTAGCCAGTTCGAGGCCGTCGCCCGCGACCCGGGGCGGATCGACGAGGGCGCGTTGACGACGGTCGTGGTCGGGGGCGGGCCGACGGGCGTCGAGATGGCCGGCGCGCTCCGCGAGCTCTTCCACGTGCTCGCCGAGGACTTCCCGACGGTCGACGTGGAGCGGGCGCGCGTCGTGCTGGTCGACGGCCTCCGCCAGCCGCTCGCCGGGTACGACGCCGACCTCCGCCAGTACACGCGCGAGGCGCTCGAGAAGAAGGGCGCCGAGTTGCGATTCGGCGAGAACGTGGCCCGCGTCGACGCCGACGGCGTGGAACTGACCGACGGGAGCCGGATCGATGCCGCGACGGTCGTCTGGGCCGCCGGCGTCCAGGCCAACCCGCTGGCGGACGCGCTTGGGTTGGAGCAGACGAAGGGCGGGCGCGTCGTGGTCGACGCCACGCTTCGGGTGCCGGGTCAGGACCGCGTGTTCGTCGTCGGCGACGCGTCCGGTGCGAGCGACCCCGACGGCGAGCTCTACCCTCAGGTGGCCCAGGTCGCGATCCAGCAGGGCCGCCACGCCGCCCGGCTGATCGAACGGATGACCTCCGGGCAGACCGCCGACGAGCCCTTCGTGTACCACGACCTCGGGATGATGGCGACGATCGGGCGGAATGCGGCCGTGCTCCAGACGCCGGGCGGGCTCAAACTGACCGGCTTCCTCGCGTGGATGGGCTGGCTGCTCGTCCACCTCGTCAAGCTCGTCGGCTTCCGGAACCGGATCTCGGTCTTCGTCAACTGGCTCTACAACTACGTGACGTACGACCGCGGCCCGCGGATCATCCTGACGACCGACCGCGGCGAGCGTGTCCGCCAGCCGCTCCTCGCGACGGCGCCGACCGAGCACGGCCGCGGCGGTGGGTCCCACGACCCCCGCCTCGACGACACGCCGGGCCCGGCCGACGACGCCTCCGATTGTGCCGAGGAGCCTACCGAGGCGGAGAGGCCGGAGCCCGCGCCGAGTCACCCGTAG
- the pdxA gene encoding 4-hydroxythreonine-4-phosphate dehydrogenase PdxA has product MSRPRLAVSIGDPNGIGPEVVLKAADAAEADLLAVGSAEALRQHAERLGLGPVVEVAGAAERAGEGLAVLDPDPGTETHIDWGQTTATGGRRAMEAVACAVDLALAGDVDGIVTAPISKEAIQKAGYTVPGHTEFLQQRCGAPTVVMVLAADLDAGPLRVALVTIHVPVAAVPDLISEERIGDTCRTLAAALRRDLGIDAPRLAVLGLNPHAGDGGVIGTEEIDTIRPALDALRADGLDVTGPHPADAFFGRGAWRHADAVVAMYHDQGLAPFKALAQGAGVNVTLGLPIVRTSPDHGTAFDVAGQGVADPSSIRAAIRMAAAMAARRAR; this is encoded by the coding sequence ATGAGCCGCCCGCGCCTCGCCGTCTCCATCGGCGACCCGAACGGGATCGGGCCCGAGGTCGTGCTGAAGGCCGCCGACGCGGCCGAGGCCGACCTCCTCGCCGTCGGCAGCGCCGAGGCGCTCCGCCAGCACGCCGAGCGCCTCGGCCTCGGGCCGGTCGTCGAGGTGGCCGGCGCGGCGGAGCGGGCAGGGGAGGGGCTCGCGGTCCTCGACCCGGACCCGGGGACGGAGACACACATCGACTGGGGACAGACGACCGCCACCGGCGGGCGGCGGGCGATGGAGGCCGTCGCCTGCGCCGTCGACCTCGCGCTGGCGGGCGACGTGGACGGCATCGTCACGGCGCCGATCTCGAAGGAGGCCATCCAGAAGGCCGGCTACACCGTCCCCGGCCACACCGAGTTCTTGCAGCAGCGGTGCGGCGCCCCGACCGTCGTGATGGTCCTCGCGGCCGACCTCGACGCCGGGCCGCTCCGCGTGGCGCTCGTCACGATCCACGTGCCCGTCGCGGCCGTGCCGGATCTGATCTCCGAGGAGCGGATCGGCGACACGTGCCGGACCCTCGCCGCGGCGCTCCGCCGCGACCTCGGCATCGACGCGCCGCGCCTGGCCGTCCTCGGCCTCAACCCGCACGCGGGCGACGGCGGCGTGATCGGGACCGAGGAGATCGACACGATCCGCCCGGCCCTCGACGCGCTCCGGGCCGACGGGCTCGACGTGACCGGCCCGCACCCGGCCGACGCGTTTTTCGGGCGCGGCGCATGGCGACACGCCGACGCCGTCGTCGCGATGTACCACGACCAGGGACTAGCCCCGTTCAAGGCGCTCGCGCAGGGGGCCGGCGTGAACGTCACGCTCGGGCTCCCCATCGTCCGCACGAGCCCGGACCACGGGACGGCGTTCGACGTGGCGGGGCAGGGTGTGGCCGACCCGTCGTCGATACGCGCGGCGATCCGGATGGCCGCCGCCATGGCCGCCCGCCGCGCCCGCTGA
- a CDS encoding 1-deoxy-D-xylulose-5-phosphate reductoisomerase — protein MLPDLRPPAPRGDAPRSVAVLGSTGSIGVQTLEVAALFPDRLRITALAAGTRWQELAEQARRVRPDHVVIADEAHLGALRDALAGTGVEVAAGTDAVRELAEEAEVDVVVAAIVGAAGLRPTLAAVEAGKTVALANKESLVVAGALVEAAAARSGAVVVPVDSEHSALFQCLVGEPAGSVERLILTASGGPFRLRPAETFDAISPEEAVAHPNWSMGAKISVDSATMMNKGLEVIEARWLFGVHADQIEVVVHPQSVVHSVVEFVDGSSKAQVGPPDMRVPIQVALAFPDRWAAPHPRLDWTRTGPLTFEPVDADRFPCLGLAYDALRAGGSAPAALNAANEVAVARFLTGDVRFTDVPRLVEVGLATARPAGTLDGLLAVDAAARRAAADARALTTA, from the coding sequence ATGCTCCCCGACCTCCGACCGCCCGCGCCACGCGGGGACGCCCCCCGCTCCGTGGCCGTGCTCGGCTCGACGGGCTCGATCGGCGTCCAGACGCTCGAGGTCGCCGCGCTCTTTCCAGACCGGCTTCGGATCACCGCACTCGCGGCTGGGACGCGCTGGCAGGAGCTCGCCGAGCAGGCCCGCCGTGTCCGCCCCGATCACGTCGTGATCGCCGATGAGGCCCACCTCGGCGCCCTCCGCGACGCCCTCGCCGGCACCGGCGTCGAGGTCGCCGCCGGCACCGACGCCGTCCGCGAGCTCGCCGAGGAGGCCGAGGTTGACGTCGTGGTCGCCGCCATCGTTGGGGCCGCGGGGCTCCGGCCGACGCTCGCGGCCGTCGAGGCCGGCAAGACGGTCGCGCTCGCCAACAAGGAGTCGCTCGTCGTGGCCGGCGCGCTCGTCGAGGCCGCCGCGGCGCGGTCCGGCGCCGTGGTCGTCCCGGTCGATTCGGAGCACTCCGCGCTCTTCCAGTGCCTCGTCGGCGAGCCGGCCGGCTCGGTCGAGCGGCTGATCCTCACGGCCTCCGGCGGCCCGTTCCGCCTGCGTCCGGCGGAGACGTTCGACGCGATCTCGCCGGAGGAGGCCGTCGCCCACCCGAACTGGTCGATGGGCGCCAAGATCTCGGTCGACTCGGCGACGATGATGAACAAGGGCCTCGAGGTGATCGAGGCCCGCTGGCTGTTCGGGGTCCACGCCGACCAGATCGAGGTCGTGGTCCACCCCCAATCGGTCGTCCACTCGGTCGTCGAGTTCGTGGACGGGTCGTCCAAGGCGCAGGTCGGGCCGCCCGACATGAGGGTCCCGATCCAGGTGGCCCTCGCCTTCCCCGACCGCTGGGCCGCGCCGCACCCTCGCCTCGACTGGACCCGGACGGGCCCGCTGACGTTTGAACCCGTCGACGCCGACCGATTCCCCTGCCTCGGCCTCGCCTACGACGCGCTCCGTGCGGGGGGCTCTGCCCCGGCCGCGCTCAACGCCGCCAACGAGGTCGCCGTGGCGCGATTCTTGACCGGCGACGTACGTTTTACCGACGTCCCCCGCCTCGTCGAGGTCGGCCTCGCGACGGCCCGGCCCGCGGGCACGCTCGACGGCCTCCTCGCCGTTGACGCTGCCGCCCGCCGCGCCGCCGCCGACGCCCGCGCGCTCACCACCGCCTGA
- the rseP gene encoding RIP metalloprotease RseP, with protein sequence MEALLNSFSYFLWVALALGVLVFVHELGHFLAARLFGMRVDAFSLGFPPNLFYKKVGDTEYRVGAVPLGGYVKIAGMVDESLDAEGLESEPQPDEFRSKPVWQRSIVISAGVIFNLVFAVVLFGALAFVYGQSYTPAENVPVEVTDGTIASEMGLRTGDRIVGVNGEPIERFEAVFTPETLSGDPFSLTVRREGGEVELTGPDGLASRLSRRATEMERAGAEPSFEALFGAGPRFPPVLASVAPGSPADGAGIRKGDRVLSIGGEPTPSWNRLTEQVAASEGRTVEITWARPDSLGPAGEGATLVEQRGAAAIYRAEVAPRAAGDGYLLGVGVDQTAVGQRIERLGLGESVAAGVDQTVGNVTATFAFIGKLVTGRESVRDNVGGPIMIAKQSKEAADLGLRAFWRFVAYLSIALAVFNILPIPALDGGHLVFLAYEGIVRREPSLKVRMVVQQLGVALILALMVFVIFNDAVRIFG encoded by the coding sequence ATGGAGGCCCTGCTCAACTCGTTCTCGTACTTCCTCTGGGTCGCGCTGGCCCTGGGGGTGCTCGTGTTCGTCCACGAACTCGGCCACTTCCTGGCCGCCCGCCTTTTCGGGATGCGCGTCGACGCGTTCTCGCTCGGCTTCCCGCCGAACCTGTTCTACAAGAAGGTGGGCGACACGGAGTACCGGGTCGGCGCCGTCCCGCTCGGCGGCTACGTCAAGATCGCGGGGATGGTCGACGAGAGCCTCGACGCCGAGGGCCTCGAGAGCGAGCCCCAGCCCGACGAGTTCCGGTCGAAGCCGGTCTGGCAGCGGAGCATCGTGATCTCGGCTGGCGTCATCTTCAACCTCGTGTTCGCGGTGGTCCTGTTCGGGGCGCTCGCGTTCGTGTACGGCCAGTCGTACACCCCAGCCGAGAACGTGCCGGTCGAGGTGACGGACGGGACGATCGCCTCCGAGATGGGCCTGCGGACGGGCGACCGGATCGTCGGCGTCAACGGCGAGCCGATCGAGCGGTTCGAGGCCGTCTTCACGCCGGAGACCCTCTCGGGCGACCCGTTCTCGCTCACGGTCCGCCGTGAGGGGGGCGAGGTGGAACTCACGGGGCCGGACGGCCTCGCCTCGCGGCTGTCCCGCCGGGCGACGGAGATGGAGCGGGCGGGCGCGGAGCCCTCGTTCGAGGCCCTGTTCGGCGCGGGGCCCCGGTTCCCCCCCGTCCTCGCGTCCGTCGCCCCGGGCTCCCCGGCCGACGGCGCGGGCATCCGCAAGGGCGACCGGGTCCTCTCGATCGGCGGCGAGCCGACGCCGTCGTGGAACCGGCTCACGGAGCAGGTCGCGGCGAGCGAGGGCCGGACCGTCGAGATCACGTGGGCCCGCCCCGACTCGCTCGGCCCGGCCGGCGAGGGCGCCACGCTCGTCGAGCAGCGCGGCGCGGCGGCCATCTACCGCGCCGAGGTCGCGCCCCGGGCGGCCGGCGACGGCTACCTGCTCGGGGTCGGCGTCGACCAGACGGCGGTGGGCCAGCGGATCGAGCGGCTCGGCCTCGGCGAGTCGGTGGCGGCGGGCGTCGACCAGACCGTCGGCAACGTGACGGCCACGTTCGCGTTCATCGGCAAGCTGGTCACGGGTCGCGAGAGCGTCCGCGACAACGTCGGCGGGCCGATCATGATCGCCAAGCAGTCCAAGGAGGCCGCCGACCTGGGGCTCCGCGCCTTCTGGCGGTTCGTGGCGTACCTCTCGATCGCACTCGCCGTGTTCAACATCCTCCCGATCCCGGCCCTTGACGGCGGCCACCTGGTGTTCCTCGCCTACGAGGGCATCGTCCGCCGCGAGCCGTCGCTGAAGGTGCGGATGGTGGTCCAGCAGTTGGGTGTCGCGCTGATCCTGGCGCTCATGGTGTTCGTGATCTTCAACGACGCCGTCCGCATCTTCGGATAG
- a CDS encoding SecDF P1 head subdomain-containing protein, giving the protein MTRPLLALGLALWAFPLHAQAGLRLHAVVSSTASGDTTGVHRAPLATAAGGVVHLGAPVLEVPLDAIQTVGLEEDEDGTAVVSVWLDPVAALELARTTEDARGQALAVVHEGRVVGVPRVEGAVANGLILLPGLAAAEAARLAADLRGESTGLASPPIQTGTGGGRTSTLPPAERLPMEPAVPSPTVTPLSADGTAQAAALAFVRAVAARQWGAAVEALHPDALDALRPDALGILRLDGPTVWVRDGIQEASFTAADVLGRVPDDLEGLAPPDLASLHFAGLDALGVWGPPDSERTVVGRVDDGELTHVVLRGAAPVGGMSVLSVVTVRRDDAGRWRVLLTDAQGF; this is encoded by the coding sequence ATGACCCGTCCGCTCCTCGCTCTCGGCCTCGCTCTGTGGGCGTTCCCACTCCACGCTCAGGCGGGTCTCCGCCTCCACGCCGTTGTGTCTTCGACCGCGTCGGGGGACACGACGGGCGTCCACCGTGCTCCGCTGGCGACCGCCGCCGGCGGGGTGGTCCATCTCGGGGCGCCCGTGCTGGAGGTGCCCCTCGACGCGATCCAGACGGTGGGGCTCGAGGAGGACGAAGACGGGACCGCCGTCGTGTCCGTGTGGCTCGATCCGGTCGCGGCGCTTGAGCTCGCACGCACCACCGAGGACGCGAGAGGACAGGCGCTCGCCGTGGTGCATGAGGGGCGAGTGGTCGGGGTCCCCAGGGTGGAAGGCGCCGTGGCGAACGGCCTCATTCTTCTGCCGGGCCTCGCCGCGGCCGAGGCCGCCCGCCTCGCCGCCGACCTCCGGGGCGAGTCCACCGGCCTCGCGTCCCCGCCGATCCAGACAGGGACCGGGGGCGGCCGGACGTCGACCCTGCCCCCCGCGGAGCGCTTGCCGATGGAGCCGGCGGTGCCGTCACCGACCGTCACGCCGCTCTCCGCCGACGGCACCGCACAGGCGGCCGCCCTCGCGTTCGTCCGCGCCGTCGCGGCCCGCCAGTGGGGCGCCGCGGTCGAGGCGCTGCACCCTGACGCGCTCGACGCCCTCCGGCCGGACGCCCTCGGGATCCTCCGCCTCGACGGCCCCACGGTGTGGGTGCGGGACGGGATCCAAGAGGCGTCGTTCACCGCGGCTGACGTGCTCGGGCGTGTCCCGGACGATCTCGAGGGGCTCGCACCGCCGGACCTCGCGTCGCTCCACTTCGCGGGCCTCGACGCGCTCGGCGTGTGGGGGCCGCCGGACTCCGAGCGGACCGTCGTCGGGCGCGTCGACGATGGCGAACTCACGCACGTCGTGCTGCGTGGGGCGGCCCCAGTCGGCGGGATGTCGGTGCTCAGCGTCGTGACCGTCCGCCGCGACGACGCGGGGCGGTGGCGGGTGCTGCTCACCGACGCGCAGGGCTTCTGA